A region of Cyanobium sp. ATX 6F1 DNA encodes the following proteins:
- a CDS encoding metal ABC transporter permease, translated as MDPLHWLIEPLQHPFMVRALLVSALVAAVCGLLSCFMTLKGWALMGDAVSHAVMPGVVIAYALNLPFALGAFVFGVGSVIVIGFIKQTSRIKEDTVIGLVFTGFFALGLVLVSKVRSTIDLTHILFGNVLGIGASDITQTLWISAVVLTLLLVFRRDLILFCFDPTHARSIGLPTGALHYLLLSLLSLAAVAGLQTVGIILVVAMLVTPGATAYLLTDRFDRMSWIAIASAVLSSLIGIYWSYWMDASTAGCIVLAQTGLFVLSFLFAPRHGLLALRRSGGAR; from the coding sequence ATGGATCCACTGCACTGGCTGATCGAACCGCTGCAGCACCCCTTCATGGTCCGGGCGTTGCTCGTGAGCGCACTGGTGGCCGCCGTCTGCGGACTGCTCTCCTGCTTCATGACCCTCAAAGGTTGGGCGCTGATGGGCGATGCCGTGTCGCACGCCGTGATGCCGGGGGTGGTGATCGCCTATGCCTTGAACCTGCCCTTTGCCCTGGGTGCCTTCGTCTTCGGCGTGGGCTCGGTGATCGTGATCGGCTTCATCAAGCAGACCTCCCGCATCAAGGAAGACACGGTGATCGGACTGGTCTTCACAGGGTTCTTTGCCCTGGGCCTGGTGCTGGTCTCGAAGGTGCGCAGCACGATCGACCTCACACACATCCTGTTCGGAAACGTGCTGGGGATCGGTGCCTCCGACATCACCCAGACCCTGTGGATCAGCGCCGTTGTGCTGACGCTGCTGCTGGTGTTCCGCCGCGACCTGATTCTGTTCTGTTTCGACCCGACCCACGCCCGCTCGATCGGCCTGCCCACTGGTGCCCTGCACTACCTGCTGCTCTCGCTTCTCTCCCTGGCCGCGGTGGCCGGCCTGCAGACGGTGGGAATCATTCTGGTGGTGGCGATGCTCGTCACCCCTGGGGCGACGGCCTATCTGCTCACCGACCGGTTCGATCGCATGAGCTGGATCGCGATCGCTTCGGCAGTGCTCTCGAGCCTGATCGGGATCTACTGGAGCTACTGGATGGATGCGTCCACGGCAGGCTGCATCGTGCTCGCCCA
- a CDS encoding metal ABC transporter ATP-binding protein, protein MERRGPDHSPLTVDRIVVQGLCVAYHGVVALHDASLRVSAGTICGLVGMNGAGKSTLFKALMGFVRPSRGQISINGWPLDRALRQQAVAYMPQMESVDWNFPVSVAEVVMMGRYGGMNLLRIPRRSDHQAVRTSLEQVDLWDLRQRQIGTLSGGQRKRAFLARALAQGASVLLLDEPFNGVDIHTEKLMVELFERFRREGRTLLISTHDLAHVTGFCDQVVLINKTVLVYGETSEVFTRENLARTFSADPTATVESARTLNDL, encoded by the coding sequence ATGGAACGCCGTGGCCCCGATCACAGCCCTTTGACGGTCGATCGGATCGTCGTGCAGGGCCTCTGTGTGGCCTACCACGGCGTGGTCGCGCTCCATGACGCGTCGCTGCGGGTGAGCGCCGGCACGATCTGCGGGCTGGTCGGCATGAACGGCGCTGGGAAATCCACGCTGTTCAAGGCGCTGATGGGGTTCGTTCGCCCGTCGCGCGGTCAGATCAGCATCAATGGATGGCCGCTCGATCGAGCACTCCGCCAGCAGGCGGTGGCCTACATGCCCCAGATGGAAAGTGTGGACTGGAACTTCCCTGTGAGCGTCGCCGAGGTGGTGATGATGGGGCGTTACGGCGGCATGAATCTGCTGCGCATTCCCCGCCGCAGCGATCACCAGGCGGTGCGCACAAGCCTCGAACAGGTGGATCTTTGGGACCTGCGCCAGCGGCAGATCGGCACACTCTCCGGCGGTCAACGCAAGCGGGCCTTTCTGGCGCGGGCGCTGGCCCAGGGGGCTTCGGTGCTGCTGCTCGACGAGCCCTTCAACGGGGTGGATATCCACACCGAAAAGCTGATGGTCGAGCTCTTCGAGCGCTTCCGCCGCGAAGGCCGCACCCTGTTGATTTCCACCCATGATCTGGCCCATGTGACGGGCTTCTGCGATCAGGTGGTGCTGATCAACAAAACGGTCCTGGTGTATGGCGAGACCTCCGAGGTGTTCACCAGGGAAAATCTGGCCCGCACCTTCAGCGCCGATCCGACCGCAACCGTGGAGAGCGCCCGGACGCTGAACGACCTCTGA